The Papaver somniferum cultivar HN1 unplaced genomic scaffold, ASM357369v1 unplaced-scaffold_70, whole genome shotgun sequence genomic interval GGAACGTAGGCCCCGGCCCTATCAGGCTGATAtggtccaactaattaaacacgctactttgacccgactaactaacacactgtAATATGACACGAACAACTAAATATTGGGACCGTTAAACACGACAAACTAAATATGTGGGTGCGATGTCTGTTTTTAAATTTCGTCCACAGCCGGGGCCGTAGGTCCCGGCTTTCCGGCTACTATGatcaaactaattaaacacgctactgtgACCAGACTAACTAACACACTTTAATATGATACGACTAACTAAATTATGTGGGTGCTATATCTGCTTTTAAATTTTTTCCACTGCGGCCCCGGCTTTCCGACTACCATGatcaaactaattaaacacgctactgtgaccagactaactaacacactataatatgatacgACTAACTCAATATGTGGGCGCTATATTTGcttttaaattttctccaccgcCGGGCCTACGGCCCCGGTTTTCCGGCTACTATGatcaaactaattaaacacgctactgtgatccgactaactaacacactaaaatatgatacgACTAACACAATATGTAGGCACTATATCTGCTTTTAAATGTTCTCCAGGCCCCGACTTTCCGGCTACTATGATCAAACTAAGTAAAGACGCTaatgtgacccgactaactaacacattataatatgacacgaccaactaaatattagGACCTTTCTGCTATGACCACTGACTAAAATTACATGGAAAGATACTGATCGGCCGACCAAATAAATGAACAATAAACGAAACTCAAGTAAATCTCCATATTTGATTTGAAAAAAATCGACAAAAGGTTGAGCACCTAGTCTCTTTATTAAAAAGAAGTGGTGGTTATGATGGGGTCATTCCTGTTCGTCGGATTCGGCGATCCTGGGTCAGGAATGAGTAATTTGGGGAGGGAAGGGGAGGGATAAAAAGTAATTCGAGAGACATAGCCACCATCGGATCGAGAGATCCTGGGGCCAGGATATATCGTGGGCGAGAGATATATCCGTTCGTCTAAATCCTCAGGAGTAATTCGGGGCCGTCGATTTCTTCATCCCCCGGAAAACACTACAATTTTTATTAAGGGTGCACAAGACCCGGTCCGATTTACCTATACCGATCCGGACCCGAAAGACCCGGACTCGAACCGATCCGGACCCGGAgttaccggtacatgtaccggttctgAATGTTGATACCCGCTATAGACCGGTACAGGTACCGGTATAGAccggtacaggtaccggttctggGCTATTCCCGGTCTGTACCGAACCGAAAAACCCGGTAAATTAGAGCCATTGATATCTTTTAAGATATTACATCCTAGCCGTcctttttaggtttagtctcatcttcaactccaggtacaggtacaggtacTGGTCCTGGTCTTGGTACAGGTACAGATACAAATACAGGTACCTTCGTTATTTTGAACTTAAGTTGTAATGTTGAACTTCATATGTTAAGTTAGTTTGTTGTTAGCCTTTGTGTttcaaaatttgggtaaaaaaCCCGGTCCCGGTCTGGAACCGGATCGGTCTTACCAGTACAGGTACAAGTCCAGGTACAGGTACACAAATTGAGGAACCGGTCCACTTcgtgtacaggtaccggttccacCAAAAACCCGATCCGAACCGGTCCATGTGCAGCTCTAATTTTTATCCTTCTTTTAGGATTCGAGCACAACTGGAAACGCTCTCACTATTTCTCTCTTTAGCCTCGCTCCAACACAGATTTCTGTAACTTTTGTTTAGATTTTTGATTCTTTGTAGTTTATTATGGTTCGATTGTTATGATGCAGCGCTTCGAAGAGTTCTAAATCTTCTTTCTCATAAGATAATCTCCAGAAAACATATGttgtatcaaaccctaatttttcaaattCTTATATCATATCAACAGGGTTTTTAAATTCATTGTTATGTTGAGTTATGGGGTTCCTCCTCTTCATGGTGCTCGGTTCAGGCAAGATCAGTGTCGCTCCTCCTCCTGTTCAAATCAATATGTCTGGATAATTGCATCAAATCAATCAATTTGTACCACAAAggtaattaaaaatcaaaattttacaaCGAATTGAATCTTGAAATCCTTTCGACCCATCTCTAACAATTCGTGGTGATAAATCTAAACAGACTAATGGGTTGTTGACAGGGAATTAATGTCTCGAAACTGTAGATATTTGGGAAATATCTTTGACAATTAGTTGGATCGAGAGGACAAAGGAACAAATGGGTTGTTGTTGCTGCCGTTAAATTGGTGAACCCACACTTTTATTGAACTTGAGGAGTCAATTCTATTTGGTGATGTGGCTGCTAATGCTTTACATGATTCTGAGCATCAGATTTTCTGAGAGTTTTTCATTCGGTTTTGGTATATCCAATTGATCAGAGGCTTAAAAATCCTAGGGCTTTAGCAGGCTTTATATAATCAGTCACCGGAAGATGTAGATGTACACTACATCAATGACAAGGATGACGAAGTTTTGTGGCAAATTCATTGTTTGATAGTTCATGAAGTATGGGTTTTATCTTGGTTTGGTTCCTTGCTGGGGTTTTAGCCTTTTAGGTAGTTATTTGAGATTTGAAGGCAAGGAAAAGTGTTTCTTTTTGGGTTACAGGATATGAGAACTTATCAAACGGCCTCAATTAGATCTTAGGGTAGCTGCAATCCATGTGAATTTTTAAGAGACTGAACTCTGCTACAGTAGCTGTGTTGGGAATATCTTTAACGGTACTAATGTGGAGCACATCTTAACAAAGATTAAATTTGAGCATTCTTTCCGGGTGCTGTCGTGAACAGGTAAGAGGTTCTTTGATCCACCCAAGTCTGTATTTGTTTAGGTTTCTTCGTAACTTGACATCCCTGTGTACATTATTTATCTTACCACCAGTTTCAAATTCTACAAGGGAAAATTGAAGATTCATGTAATAGATTTCTTTTTTGTATTTGAGAAAAATTCCATGTTTGCTGATTATCAACTGGAACTGCCAGTGGATCAGAGTCCCACAAATTGTTGTGGTTCAAGCACTCTAGGACTATGGTTTTAACGTTGTGGTTCAAGCACTCTAGGACTATGGTTTTAACTCCTtgatcatttcaaattctttgaaTTCACCCTAAAAGTTACTTATTTTACTCCGGTAGTTCACTTGATATGAGACGATTGGGCCAAGTCAGAACTAACATGTCACTTATTTTTTCAAGGCCTTCATATGCAACCGAAGCATTACAAAACGTATATGAGGCAATTGTTAGTGCTTAGCTTGGTCTCAAAGCTGTTCTAGAAACTGTGTAAGGAAGAAATATATGTTTTTAAACCAccctataaaaaaaattaagaggAAATGAGAAACTCAGCAAACGTGGAATTGATTTTTATCAGGGGTTTCTTACTTTCTTAGTTGGTGTTTACAGGTTTTCTTAGTTGGTATGAATTGAAGTCTTTCCTCCTGACCAAGAATTCGTCTCATGCCAGAAAACTCCTCGATTTTTGCTCTAAGAAGTAATTTGTATCATGGTAAAGCACGCATCACATCATTCGTGCTAGAAGCATGAATTATGATGTTGAGAAGAAGAGATTGCTTGGTCGAGTGGAGTTTCATGAATCTGAAAGAGGTAAATGGAATATTGGATAGAAGTTTGTTGCCATTGAGGAATAATTTTCTGATTTTGGATATGATTTCGTTTTTACCTCTTATTTATTTTGCATTAGGATGGTGGGAAACATAATGCTAAAATTTGTGGAGGACTCGCTAAAGAATGTTGCAAGGCTGTAGAACGAATAGATGTAGTGTTGATGACGAAAAAGGGAAGTGATGGTAATGTTTGTATTATCTGCAAGCGTGGTGGGAGCGGAATGCTCATGTGGGTTACAGTTGTtcttttcatcttcagttcatttgACACTGGCACTCAATACCGAAATTTCAAGGTAGACACACATATAATAAATTTATGTGAGACTCCTCTAGCAACACCTAGAGAAATGTTGGTCTACTGAATTAATTATGTCATGAATCCTGTCCACTTCTTTCTGCTAGGCTACTAATTTaagataattattatttttttggtgaGCCATATTTATGTAGACCATGACTTAAATTGTTTTTCTCATGTTGAACTGCAGGTGTTGTGTTAAGAAGAAGATTCAGTAAGGTGCGCGTTATTTTCCTGGAGGAGTAGACTCCAATCTGGACGCCAAAGATTGTGGTAAGCTGGTAGTGTGTGGTTGTTTTCTTATTTATACACCGCTTTTTGCTTGCAGCCACTGTAAGTACTCCATGGTGACATAAGGTTGGGTTTATGTTCAAGTAAAGGTAGAAAAGCTTATGCCAttattcaattttatcttttaaacaAACAGGTCTAAGTGTGTTTTCAACTTACGTTAGGAAATCATATTTGATGTCTTAGCTCAAAAGGCAGAGCACATGGCTTTCACCCATGTTTATTGTGGGTTCAACTCCCACAGATGGCTTGGTTATATGAGTAACCAAATCTGGAACCAGTTTAAACTCTAGATTTCCTACTTTAACTAGATTTCCTAATTTAACAAGATTTCCTAATCAAGAAATTCAAAACCAGTTTAAACTATGGATTTCCTAATTTATCTAGATTTCCTTAACCTCACAGTTCCCCTATATATCCTTATATGTACACCTTTCTTAGCTGAATTGGATTTCCTGTTCCTAACAGTTTTCCCACATATCTTCCTCTATATATACACCTTGGAAAGTGCTCAGTTTACAATTGTACCTGTGATTAAAGTCTGGCACCATCTGGGAACAGAGGTATTGTCATAAAGCATCgtgaatatatatatttgttcaacttaaattAAAATATGAGGTAAGCATTCGATTGTGTAGTTCGAATTTCTGTATTCAAGATGGTTTGATTCTTATATTTGGTATTTCCTACCAATTCTTCTTATGAGGTAAGCTTTCGATTGTGTAGTTATTCAAGCTGGTTTGTCTAATTGAATGAGTATATTtgtgtatcagttcttcaaagaggCAGAAGACAACATCATCGCAAGCTAGCGAGGATGGGCAACAAACCAATAATGTATGTTCCGCAATATGATTGTTTACATCGTTTGTTAATTTACATCTTATGCATATTGTAGGAAAAGTCTGTATGATTGTTTACACCGTTTGTCATAACAATGAATTTCATTAATTTGCATCTTATGCGTATTGCAGGCAAGGTCTGTGGCTGCGAGGTTAAGGTGGGAAAAGAAAAGGCAGAGTGACGGGGAAAAACAAGAGCAGGTGGAGCGCGAAGCAAGGTTGAAGTTTGaacaacaacttgaaattgcaCGACAGGTACTTTTTTAATACAGAATTGTGGGCATTGAAATTCAAGGGAGATTTGCTATGTATTGACACTACTGTTAATTGTTTATTCATCTAATCTGTGGTTCTCTTATTGCAGGCGGAGGATATTAGGCGGGAAAGAGAACAGTTCATAGCAGATAGGATAAAGGTATGATTATAATTAACGTGTGTGTATAGATGGATGTATGGTTTGTGTTTAAAAGTATGATTATATTTTGGCTGCGGTTTTCGGATGCGGAGAGTGGAGGGTCAACCCCGGCATCGTTTGAACGAGGAGGAAAAAAAACGTGAAAGAAAACGTCAAGAATTATTAAATATTCGCAGTGCAGGGTCTGGGCAAGCAATAGAACAACAGGAGGGTGAGCATATCAATAGTTCATTAAATGCTCAGGTTCGTAAGTTATTTATTTACAGTAGAGACTATGAGAATGGTTACACTGTCGAGAGCAACATTGGTGTAGAAGTTAATTTGGGAGGGAGTAGAGAACAATTAATGCGTCAGCAAACACAATGCAATGGTGTTGTATTAGACGATAAAGAATATAGACAACGTGTAATGGAGGAGAGGCAAAGACAAACTCAGGTGAACAGTGAATCAATATAATTCCAGTATATGTGGTTAGTTATTGTGTCAAAGTTTTATGTATATGCGTATATGCTTAAGTAAATATATTTCTTCGTTTTCCAGCTTTTTAGTCAACAACCTTGTACACAATACATACTCGGGGAAAATAAGGTATggattgatattgatattttTCTTTGTGCGGGCTTAGTTTTTTAATTTGGCTTttaatttgtttctttttcttatattCAGGCTACCAAATATAAGAAGTATAATGATCGGAGAAAGGCCGAGAGAGCGTCCAAAAAGGAACCAGTGCAGAAAGTTAAAAACACTAAACAAGTATCCGCGATAAGGATCTTATGTGTTGATTCAAATGTAAAAAAATTTATGCACACACGATCTACAGCTCAGAAAGCGCGGTGGGCATCTGTGAGAGAGAAGAAGGGAGATATGGAGAGAATGACTGCTAGCAGTGATGCTGTCACGGTTCCAAAATTGGGTTTGGTTCCCAAGGCACGCGTACATGTGCAGCCAGAAACATTGGTGAGTTTTtaatagttaatttttttttacatcgATTGTTATGTTtaataactctttttttttttaaaatcaaaattgcaGTATGCTTTTTTGACTGAGGAGGAAAAGTATAATATACTTCTAAGAAGTGGACAAATCAAGGTTTCGTGGACAAATCAAGGAACAAGTTGTGGTGGGACAACAAAATGGCATTTCTATTGGTGGACATATtccaaaacataataaaattgtGAGATTTCTTTAGAAATATTGAGGGTCAACCATTCATGCTTTATTTGGTGCAGGAGTTTTTTGAGGCATCGTAAATTTTTTATCTTTAATAACTTTAAGGGACAatttttactatttcaagttcTTTGTATTAAATCTTTAATTAACATAAATTTTAGATGTGGACTCTTTAAGTAAATAtccattttataatttttttttcattggattatatattatattttaagATATATAAGCATATAACAACTTTTCAAAAATCGCCAAGAGGTTGAGCGTTagcactataatatgacacgaccaaatAAATATTGGGACCGTTTTGTTACGATCACACGAATTTTAATATGGGCACTACACCTGCCTTTAAATTTTCTACATCGCCGAGGCCGTAGGTCCCGGCCTCCTATCCGGCTACTAGGGTCCAACTAATTAAAAATGCTATTGTGACCCGACTtactaacacactataatatgatacgaccaactaaatatttgaGCACTACACctgcctttaaattttctcca includes:
- the LOC113344023 gene encoding uncharacterized protein LOC113344023, with the protein product MRRVEGQPRHRLNEEEKKRERKRQELLNIRSAGSGQAIEQQEGEHINSSLNAQVRKLFIYSRDYENGYTVESNIGVEVNLGGSREQLMRQQTQCNGVVLDDKEYRQRVMEERQRQTQLFSQQPCTQYILGENKATKYKKYNDRRKAERASKKEPVQKVKNTKQVSAIRILCVDSNVKKFMHTRSTAQKARWASVREKKGDMERMTASSDAVTVPKLGLVPKARVHVQPETLYAFLTEEEKYNILLRSGQIKVSWTNQGTSCGGTTKWHFYWWTYSKT